A part of Synechococcus sp. UW179A genomic DNA contains:
- a CDS encoding DUF5672 family protein → MPSRLKSLELYRVNAFQAHCQIIQMQFLEPWVRSIQNKPTEDINMLAESWSKENIVAIIIDDRATSQLRASVLNTLLMGMGRWQVSVYTTSQALDAMRTLFKDLEPFVKINCLEQTDSEFGWNGYNQLLKDANFWQSLDHDKILIFQTDTLLIKPVDFEYFKYDYVGSPWAKNRYDSHSFPRYSNTFNRIEATIESRIYCNSVPDGLINGNGGLSIRNPKLMAEICIKHSNESPSDEAEDIFFAQHINSHSRAIAPPEIVESFCCETEYRGTCGAHAAWRYIDARDCAALYEEHCKHVMALVEASTTRTQN, encoded by the coding sequence ATGCCCTCACGCTTAAAAAGTCTAGAACTATACCGCGTAAATGCTTTCCAAGCTCACTGCCAAATCATCCAGATGCAGTTTCTCGAGCCTTGGGTTCGATCAATACAAAACAAACCGACCGAAGATATAAATATGCTTGCGGAGAGTTGGTCCAAAGAGAACATTGTAGCAATCATCATTGATGATCGAGCGACATCCCAATTAAGAGCCTCCGTTCTCAATACTTTGTTGATGGGGATGGGACGATGGCAAGTGTCTGTTTACACGACTTCCCAGGCACTGGATGCCATGAGGACCTTATTCAAGGATCTCGAACCATTCGTGAAAATCAATTGCCTTGAGCAAACTGATTCTGAATTTGGCTGGAACGGATACAATCAACTTTTGAAAGACGCCAATTTCTGGCAAAGCCTCGATCACGATAAAATTCTTATCTTTCAAACCGACACTTTACTCATCAAGCCAGTTGATTTTGAGTATTTTAAATACGACTATGTAGGATCTCCTTGGGCTAAAAACCGCTATGACTCGCATTCATTTCCAAGATATTCAAACACATTTAATCGAATTGAAGCAACTATAGAATCTCGCATCTATTGCAATTCCGTACCTGACGGACTAATCAACGGCAATGGTGGATTAAGCATCAGGAATCCAAAGCTTATGGCTGAGATATGCATCAAACACTCCAACGAATCCCCTTCGGATGAAGCTGAGGACATCTTTTTTGCACAGCACATTAACTCCCATAGTCGTGCTATTGCTCCACCGGAGATTGTGGAAAGCTTTTGTTGCGAAACGGAGTATCGGGGCACATGCGGAGCCCATGCAGCATGGCGATACATCGATGCAAGGGACTGCGCTGCTCTTTATGAAGAGCATTGCAAACACGTCATGGCACTAGTCGAAGCATCGACAACCAGGACACAGAATTAA
- a CDS encoding redox protein, with the protein MFELLSFERFRDTPSVRFFDVTVETSNARDLVVHSGPAVSPPDDPETGAWQFYMHPNQEDNLLAASGGRTFYLVNLAWDQPFHIVRLDSGGDILRIPPRTFHRSISDPDGSVVLNQAVRKPGVSLLQEFRVYNSARIPSLMDATTTSAPKPQLHGVMPLPQAA; encoded by the coding sequence ATGTTTGAACTGTTGTCTTTCGAGAGGTTTCGCGATACGCCTTCCGTGCGTTTTTTTGACGTGACGGTCGAGACGTCTAATGCGCGTGACCTGGTCGTTCACTCCGGTCCTGCCGTGAGTCCTCCGGATGACCCGGAGACGGGGGCCTGGCAGTTTTACATGCATCCCAATCAGGAAGACAATCTGTTGGCCGCCAGTGGCGGACGAACTTTTTATCTGGTCAATCTTGCCTGGGACCAGCCCTTTCACATCGTCCGGCTTGATAGTGGTGGTGACATCCTGCGCATTCCTCCGAGGACATTTCACCGATCCATCTCTGATCCAGATGGCTCGGTGGTGTTAAACCAGGCTGTTCGCAAGCCTGGAGTGTCTCTCCTGCAGGAATTCCGTGTGTACAACAGCGCACGGATCCCTTCGCTGATGGACGCAACGACGACTTCGGCGCCGAAACCCCAGTTGCATGGGGTGATGCCCTTGCCTCAAGCGGCCTGA